From the genome of Lentimonas sp. CC4, one region includes:
- a CDS encoding Sip1-related alpha-galactosidase: protein MKIQSVVCLCLAGVLSAGSLLAEEIVVTAETQKLIVAEGVNVTPGKSGVVLTREVQLPEFRQGAYYRPWGGGPAVGNRVEAVAFTSLADLEAYKPSKTRNEHSYLAEGQFILLELVDGRYLSLLPMTSDLVNGQFFLENGKLLIKSRSLGTEAIVGDIPLLIWAYGSSPYAATEAVWAQVFESGYVAARPRAEKAFPEEPYGYLGWCSWEFYKTKISEKILTDAVHTIENCGAPIRWFMVDNGYLNQKKSMLIDFTPDVKKFPNGWEAITSLKRPDKIKWMGVWRNMAGFMQGISPQHQMTDIKDQLMVRGRRALPKDTPEGAQAFYEKMVLDSKDAGFDFTKVDFQSRLPDFYKGTANAVRATRNNNEALEAATKKYDIPLLNCIAQPNINSLQTKYSALTRSSPDYNQADKDKNKCNTYQSFANHLWMTQTVWGDLDMFHSHDERDVHPMAIARAISGGPVYISDEPSKIVAEVLIPFAYEDGKLLRTAAPATLLPESFFIHPFRDDNVFRVLSPMEDGVAAIALFNFTESGKTLKSGFTAKDYSYAGELLSNGAAWTTPTEGLLVYDREAKSVVELGQGFSTEVSNFDAKLFLLYPKTKGWVVIGRSDKYLPAAAVEVTSVSDSQITFTLQESGPLLIWSEQGAPKMKGASFQSVGANLYLADLPVKSGALDITASR, encoded by the coding sequence ATGAAAATACAAAGCGTAGTGTGCCTGTGTCTCGCAGGTGTTTTATCTGCAGGAAGTTTGCTTGCAGAAGAAATCGTAGTGACTGCTGAAACGCAGAAGTTGATTGTTGCCGAAGGGGTGAATGTCACACCCGGCAAGTCGGGCGTCGTCCTCACGCGCGAGGTGCAGTTGCCCGAATTCAGGCAAGGTGCCTATTATCGCCCTTGGGGAGGTGGCCCAGCAGTGGGTAACCGAGTCGAAGCAGTCGCGTTTACATCTTTGGCTGACTTAGAGGCCTACAAGCCTTCCAAAACTCGAAACGAACATAGCTATCTCGCAGAAGGTCAGTTCATACTTCTGGAACTCGTGGATGGCCGCTACCTGTCGTTGTTGCCAATGACCTCAGATCTCGTAAACGGTCAATTCTTCCTCGAAAACGGTAAGTTACTCATTAAGAGCCGTAGCCTAGGAACTGAAGCGATTGTCGGCGATATACCACTCTTGATCTGGGCGTATGGTAGTTCTCCTTACGCAGCGACTGAAGCGGTGTGGGCGCAGGTCTTCGAGTCCGGTTATGTCGCCGCTAGGCCACGCGCAGAAAAAGCATTTCCCGAAGAGCCATACGGCTATCTCGGTTGGTGCTCATGGGAGTTTTATAAGACGAAGATCTCGGAAAAAATCCTGACCGATGCGGTCCATACCATCGAAAACTGTGGTGCACCGATCCGCTGGTTCATGGTGGACAATGGCTATTTGAATCAAAAGAAGAGTATGCTCATCGACTTTACCCCAGACGTGAAAAAATTCCCCAACGGTTGGGAGGCGATCACATCGTTAAAGCGTCCCGATAAGATCAAGTGGATGGGTGTATGGCGTAACATGGCGGGCTTTATGCAAGGCATCTCACCGCAGCACCAGATGACAGACATCAAAGATCAGTTGATGGTGCGTGGTCGACGAGCGCTACCGAAAGACACCCCTGAAGGGGCGCAGGCGTTTTACGAAAAGATGGTGCTCGATTCCAAGGATGCCGGTTTTGATTTTACCAAGGTCGATTTTCAGTCGCGCTTGCCTGATTTCTATAAAGGAACAGCCAATGCCGTGCGAGCCACACGCAACAATAATGAAGCGCTGGAAGCTGCCACGAAGAAATATGACATTCCACTGCTCAACTGCATTGCACAGCCCAACATCAATTCGCTGCAGACCAAATACAGTGCATTGACCCGTTCCAGTCCGGATTACAATCAAGCCGATAAAGACAAGAATAAGTGCAATACCTACCAGAGCTTTGCGAACCACCTGTGGATGACACAAACCGTCTGGGGCGACCTCGATATGTTCCATTCGCATGACGAGCGTGATGTCCACCCGATGGCGATCGCCCGTGCGATTTCTGGAGGCCCTGTCTATATCTCTGACGAGCCCTCCAAAATCGTGGCAGAGGTGCTCATTCCGTTCGCATACGAAGATGGCAAGCTGCTGCGCACAGCAGCGCCTGCGACATTGCTGCCAGAGAGTTTCTTCATCCATCCGTTCCGTGATGACAACGTCTTCCGCGTGCTATCACCAATGGAGGATGGCGTCGCCGCGATCGCACTATTCAATTTCACCGAGAGCGGTAAGACACTGAAGAGTGGGTTCACTGCGAAGGATTACAGCTATGCAGGTGAACTGCTGTCGAACGGCGCTGCATGGACGACACCAACTGAAGGTCTGCTGGTGTATGATCGCGAGGCAAAGTCGGTCGTCGAACTCGGGCAGGGCTTCTCCACGGAAGTGTCCAACTTCGACGCAAAACTATTCTTACTCTATCCGAAGACTAAAGGTTGGGTCGTCATCGGTCGCAGCGACAAATATTTACCAGCCGCTGCGGTAGAGGTGACATCCGTTTCGGACAGTCAGATTACTTTCACTCTGCAAGAATCCGGCCCGCTATTGATCTGGAGTGAACAAGGTGCGCCGAAAATGAAGGGCGCTTCGTTTCAATCAGTTGGTGCGAATCTCTACCTCGCTGATTTGCCAGTGAAGTCCGGCGCTCTGGATATCACTGCAAGTCGCTAA
- a CDS encoding alpha-galactosidase, translating into MKKHLLLGVWTLGLAVASAWGAGESIKLETANLQVEYAVAKGDVLELKKLASRDGSWSAPLGGRLFPFEPPAEPAGNNNGPRYAGPIEWLLPNGDRAIELRYQSHEIKEEEPGVQHLVIRLKERVYPLGVELHLRAYADVDVFEQWLVVENGMETPIYLPRLDSMYWHANAKQPIFLEWYASEQWNTAGIPFREQLSRGTRLLESRDGNRHKHGPVPAFILGFGEQPSESEGVCMIASLDWTGSSRLSFEINSDQVLETSVGVNQPGLPVVEAGDTATSPMCVFTLSGEGKGPASRQLHDWARNHFLQNGTRLRLVDNNSWEGCKLKVSEKAIIEMMEDSAELGIELYVLDDGWFGNGKEARVNTRAGLGDWQFNTKRFPNELDKVMQAADELDIEFGIWFEPEMINENSKLFQQHPEWVMRYPDRSFSKQRTQMALDVANPDVQRHMFESVNRVLTKYPRIRFVKWDANSNINNGYSPYLGEGRQGDLLNAYMDGYLKVMKELTKRHPNVDFQACAAGGGRADLGAMRYSHTFWPSDDTDPLYRLGAQWNFSGFMPVNTITSHVTHKGKGFSPKFRVDVSMMTQFGMEVDTRKCTPDYLTACRVGIAAYKQVREIVQLGDQYRHAHPYDSPTPSMNYVSKDQQRSLVLAYQTGEAQQPVAFSAPVSGLDPARTYQLTEMNLPDGDEQPRLDASVQSSQSGQAWMERGIPLQFTHQYDSAALLLEVID; encoded by the coding sequence ATGAAAAAACACTTATTATTAGGAGTTTGGACCTTGGGTTTAGCAGTGGCATCCGCATGGGGTGCGGGTGAGTCAATTAAATTGGAGACTGCGAATCTGCAGGTTGAATATGCAGTGGCGAAGGGGGATGTCCTAGAGCTGAAAAAACTCGCTTCGCGCGATGGTTCGTGGAGTGCTCCGCTCGGCGGACGACTGTTTCCTTTTGAGCCACCAGCTGAGCCAGCAGGTAATAATAATGGACCGCGCTATGCGGGGCCGATTGAATGGCTGCTTCCAAACGGCGACCGCGCGATCGAGCTGCGCTATCAGTCCCACGAGATCAAAGAGGAGGAGCCTGGTGTTCAGCATCTAGTGATCCGTTTGAAGGAGCGTGTGTATCCTCTGGGCGTTGAGCTGCACCTGCGAGCCTACGCTGATGTGGATGTGTTTGAGCAGTGGCTAGTAGTTGAGAATGGTATGGAAACACCCATCTATTTGCCGCGCCTTGATTCCATGTATTGGCACGCCAATGCGAAGCAGCCGATTTTTCTGGAGTGGTATGCGAGCGAACAATGGAACACGGCAGGAATTCCTTTTCGAGAGCAACTGAGCCGAGGCACACGCCTCCTTGAAAGTCGTGATGGCAATCGACACAAGCATGGGCCAGTGCCCGCGTTTATTTTGGGCTTTGGTGAACAGCCGAGCGAAAGCGAGGGGGTTTGCATGATTGCCTCGTTGGATTGGACAGGTAGCAGTCGCCTCAGTTTTGAAATCAACTCGGATCAGGTGCTAGAAACCAGTGTCGGGGTCAACCAACCAGGATTACCAGTAGTCGAAGCCGGAGACACTGCAACGTCGCCCATGTGTGTGTTTACGTTGAGCGGTGAGGGCAAAGGCCCTGCCAGTCGTCAATTACATGACTGGGCGCGCAATCACTTTCTTCAGAATGGCACACGACTTCGCCTCGTAGATAATAATTCCTGGGAAGGGTGTAAGTTAAAAGTGTCTGAGAAGGCCATTATCGAGATGATGGAAGACAGCGCAGAACTTGGCATCGAGCTCTATGTGCTGGACGACGGCTGGTTTGGAAATGGCAAAGAAGCCCGTGTGAATACCCGTGCTGGATTGGGTGATTGGCAGTTTAATACCAAGCGCTTTCCCAATGAGCTGGATAAGGTGATGCAGGCGGCCGATGAATTGGATATCGAATTCGGCATTTGGTTCGAGCCGGAGATGATCAACGAAAACAGCAAGCTGTTTCAACAGCACCCAGAGTGGGTGATGCGCTATCCTGACCGTTCATTCTCAAAGCAACGCACGCAGATGGCACTCGATGTCGCCAACCCTGATGTGCAACGCCACATGTTCGAATCAGTCAATCGCGTGTTGACCAAATATCCGCGCATCCGATTTGTGAAATGGGACGCTAACTCGAATATCAATAATGGCTATTCGCCATATTTAGGTGAGGGCCGTCAGGGTGACCTTCTGAATGCGTATATGGATGGCTACTTGAAGGTGATGAAGGAGCTGACAAAGCGTCATCCCAATGTCGACTTCCAAGCCTGTGCGGCGGGAGGCGGTCGCGCTGATCTCGGTGCGATGCGTTACAGCCACACCTTTTGGCCGAGTGACGACACCGATCCACTCTATCGGCTTGGCGCACAGTGGAACTTCTCTGGATTTATGCCAGTGAACACGATTACGTCGCACGTGACGCACAAAGGAAAGGGCTTCAGCCCCAAGTTTCGCGTGGATGTATCCATGATGACGCAATTCGGCATGGAGGTGGATACGCGCAAATGCACGCCAGACTATTTGACCGCGTGCCGAGTCGGCATTGCTGCCTACAAGCAGGTGCGCGAGATCGTGCAACTCGGCGATCAATACCGCCATGCACATCCTTACGATTCGCCGACACCGTCGATGAACTATGTGTCGAAAGACCAACAGCGCTCGTTGGTATTGGCTTATCAAACAGGGGAAGCGCAGCAGCCTGTCGCGTTTTCCGCGCCAGTTTCTGGGTTGGATCCGGCACGCACCTACCAGTTGACAGAAATGAACCTGCCAGACGGTGATGAACAGCCACGTTTAGATGCGAGTGTTCAAAGCAGTCAAAGTGGGCAAGCATGGATGGAGCGCGGTATTCCCTTACAGTTTACCCACCAATATGATAGTGCTGCGTTGCTCCTAGAGGTAATTGATTAA
- a CDS encoding Sip1-related alpha-galactosidase — protein MKYIPIALMLSIACLSSTLTAEPIVVSGNPTGLIVENLNAAKSDNAGIVLSREVTLPAFKHGVYYRPYSGGVARGNRVEGVAFDSIADLQAYKPSKTRKGHNSVQQGQYVLLELTDGRYLGLLPMTSPKVYGQFYVEGGKLLLKTGNYGTDTIDGEIPLVIWAYGNSPYEATDKVWDQVFESGYVSAHPRADKTFPEEPYGYLGWCSWEHYKRNISEKIIKDAIGILEDSEAPFRWAMVDDGYFTESGRKLVSMEPNAKKFPNGWGPVTSLKNEDGIKWIGIWRNMLGYMEGIHPDNTLPEMKGQLVKGKVTKPRSLVKGAYMVPAETPEGAKALHDMMARDAVESGFDFTKVDFQTKCFDLYGGLGNAVRSSQYNNAALEAACHENGLPLLNCISQPNINSLQFSYSAVSRSSPDYNQKDKDKNKCNTYQSFANHLWMGQAVWGDLDMFHSHDERDVKPMIIARAISGGPVYISDEPSKINPDVLIPFAYEDGKLLRTSAPATLLPESFFIHPFRDDHVFRVVAPMEEGVAAIALFNFTESGKTLKSGFTAADYGYAGELLPDGSNWTAPAEGLVVYDRETKSAVELGNGFSTEVSKFDAKLFLIYPKTKGWVVIGRADKYLPAAAVDVKSASQSQISFTLEESGPLLIWSEQGTPKMNGASFKSVGDNLYLADLPIEAGARDITVTR, from the coding sequence ATGAAGTATATCCCAATCGCATTAATGCTCTCGATTGCATGTCTGAGTTCGACTCTGACAGCAGAACCGATTGTCGTCTCAGGCAACCCGACTGGCTTGATCGTCGAAAATCTAAACGCGGCCAAGTCGGATAACGCGGGCATCGTGCTCAGCCGTGAGGTGACGTTGCCAGCGTTTAAGCATGGAGTGTATTACCGTCCATATTCGGGTGGTGTTGCGCGTGGTAATCGTGTGGAAGGTGTCGCCTTTGACTCCATTGCCGACCTCCAAGCGTATAAGCCTTCTAAGACCCGCAAGGGACACAACAGCGTGCAGCAGGGGCAGTATGTGTTACTGGAATTAACAGATGGGCGCTACTTAGGTCTGTTGCCAATGACTTCGCCAAAAGTGTATGGTCAGTTCTATGTCGAGGGCGGAAAGCTCTTACTAAAAACTGGAAATTACGGAACCGATACGATCGACGGAGAGATTCCGCTCGTGATTTGGGCTTACGGCAACTCGCCTTATGAAGCGACTGATAAGGTCTGGGATCAAGTGTTTGAATCTGGTTATGTTTCTGCCCATCCACGTGCCGATAAGACCTTCCCAGAAGAACCTTACGGTTATCTGGGATGGTGCTCTTGGGAGCACTATAAGCGGAATATTTCCGAGAAAATCATAAAGGATGCCATTGGAATTTTGGAGGATTCAGAAGCACCTTTCCGCTGGGCGATGGTGGACGATGGATATTTCACAGAGTCAGGTCGTAAACTCGTCAGCATGGAGCCTAATGCTAAGAAATTTCCGAATGGTTGGGGGCCAGTGACCTCTTTGAAGAATGAGGACGGCATCAAGTGGATTGGCATCTGGCGTAACATGCTAGGCTATATGGAAGGCATCCATCCCGATAATACGCTGCCGGAAATGAAGGGGCAGTTGGTAAAGGGCAAAGTGACCAAGCCGAGAAGTCTGGTTAAGGGCGCTTACATGGTGCCAGCGGAAACACCGGAAGGTGCCAAGGCGCTGCATGATATGATGGCGCGCGATGCCGTCGAGAGTGGTTTTGATTTTACCAAGGTTGATTTCCAGACCAAGTGCTTCGACCTGTATGGTGGTTTGGGTAATGCCGTTCGTTCTTCGCAATATAACAATGCGGCTCTGGAAGCTGCCTGCCATGAGAATGGCCTGCCACTGCTGAATTGTATTTCGCAACCGAATATCAATTCGCTGCAATTCAGCTATAGTGCAGTATCCCGCTCCAGCCCGGACTACAATCAGAAGGATAAGGACAAGAACAAGTGCAACACCTACCAGAGCTTCGCCAATCACCTCTGGATGGGGCAGGCCGTCTGGGGCGACCTCGACATGTTCCACTCACATGATGAGCGTGATGTGAAGCCAATGATCATTGCCCGCGCGATTTCTGGTGGACCCGTCTACATCTCTGATGAGCCCTCGAAGATTAATCCAGACGTGTTGATTCCTTTTGCTTACGAAGATGGTAAGCTCCTGCGCACGTCGGCACCAGCAACACTGCTACCTGAGAGTTTCTTCATCCATCCTTTCCGTGATGATCACGTTTTCCGTGTCGTTGCACCGATGGAAGAGGGCGTCGCAGCAATCGCGCTGTTCAATTTCACCGAAAGTGGTAAAACGCTGAAGAGTGGATTCACCGCAGCGGACTACGGTTATGCTGGCGAATTACTACCGGACGGCTCTAATTGGACGGCTCCAGCTGAAGGGCTTGTTGTGTATGATCGTGAGACAAAGAGTGCGGTTGAGCTTGGTAATGGTTTCTCGACTGAAGTTTCGAAGTTCGACGCGAAATTGTTCCTGATCTATCCGAAAACGAAGGGTTGGGTAGTGATCGGACGTGCGGATAAATATCTGCCTGCAGCTGCCGTGGATGTGAAGTCTGCTTCTCAGAGTCAGATCAGCTTTACACTTGAAGAATCTGGCCCGCTGCTCATCTGGAGCGAACAGGGCACACCGAAAATGAACGGTGCTTCCTTCAAGTCTGTCGGTGACAATCTGTATCTTGCGGACCTGCCGATCGAAGCAGGTGCCCGCGACATAACCGTGACTCGATAG
- a CDS encoding sulfatase translates to MYRPLKNLLTLSAFVLSTIVSAQTTRPNVLIFFIDDLGWTDLGVNGSTFHETPHIDALAASGVNFKRSYSANPVCSPTRAALMTGKAPQRVGITQWIPTRSKIALPLSEVTIGEAFQEAGYRTGYIGKWHLGKEDSKQPQYQGFEYTKAVNRAGQPASFFYPFGKRKGGSSVPDLQNYKPGDYLTDALTDLAIEFIDQGSPATDSGQANEPFFLCLAHYAVHTPIQAPKPLIQKYEAKKRELLGEGKLKLTEEKYNTRSTAVQGDPAYAAMMENLDNNIGRVMDHLKAKGLLEDTIIVFSSDNGGLAHRKQTGGPTSNAPLRSGKAFTYEGGVRIPTMISWVGNIQPATTEAPIITMDLYPTLLDLAGLPLKPEQHLDGQSLKPILGGTDSNTSRVLAWTYPHEHGNGHKPSDSILNKDWKLIRFEGNEPSELYNLSTDIGEQTNLAKQNPEKVKDLEKQLDAWLETTK, encoded by the coding sequence ATGTATCGACCTCTTAAAAACCTACTCACGCTCAGCGCCTTCGTGTTGTCCACTATTGTATCTGCGCAAACGACGCGCCCAAACGTGCTCATCTTCTTCATTGATGACCTTGGTTGGACGGATCTTGGAGTCAACGGTTCTACCTTTCATGAAACGCCACATATCGACGCGCTCGCAGCGAGTGGTGTAAATTTCAAGCGTTCCTATTCGGCCAATCCAGTGTGTTCGCCGACGCGCGCAGCGTTGATGACGGGCAAAGCTCCACAACGCGTGGGCATCACTCAGTGGATTCCAACAAGAAGCAAGATCGCGCTACCGCTATCTGAAGTGACGATTGGCGAAGCCTTCCAGGAAGCAGGCTACCGCACTGGCTATATCGGCAAGTGGCACTTGGGCAAAGAAGACTCGAAGCAACCGCAGTATCAGGGCTTCGAATACACCAAAGCGGTGAATCGAGCGGGGCAACCCGCTTCGTTCTTTTACCCTTTCGGGAAGCGCAAGGGCGGCAGCAGTGTGCCGGATTTACAGAACTACAAGCCTGGGGACTATTTGACGGATGCGCTCACAGATTTAGCGATCGAGTTTATCGATCAAGGCAGCCCTGCGACAGACTCAGGGCAGGCGAACGAACCTTTCTTTCTTTGCCTCGCTCACTACGCGGTGCACACGCCGATCCAGGCACCGAAGCCTTTGATTCAGAAATATGAAGCCAAGAAGCGCGAGCTTCTGGGTGAGGGGAAGCTCAAGTTGACCGAGGAGAAATACAATACGCGCTCCACCGCAGTGCAGGGCGATCCAGCCTATGCTGCCATGATGGAGAATTTGGACAACAACATCGGCCGCGTGATGGATCACTTGAAGGCAAAGGGACTGTTGGAAGATACGATTATCGTCTTTAGCTCTGACAACGGAGGCCTCGCGCACCGCAAGCAAACAGGCGGCCCGACCAGTAATGCACCGCTACGTTCAGGCAAGGCCTTTACCTATGAAGGCGGTGTTCGTATTCCGACCATGATCAGCTGGGTCGGCAACATTCAGCCAGCAACCACGGAGGCTCCGATCATTACTATGGATCTGTATCCGACGCTACTGGACTTGGCGGGTTTGCCGCTCAAGCCAGAGCAGCACCTAGATGGGCAATCTTTGAAGCCGATACTCGGTGGCACTGACAGCAACACCAGCCGTGTGCTCGCCTGGACTTATCCGCACGAGCATGGCAACGGCCATAAACCATCGGATTCGATTCTAAACAAGGACTGGAAGCTGATCCGCTTTGAGGGTAATGAGCCATCGGAACTCTACAATCTCTCCACCGATATCGGTGAGCAGACAAACTTAGCCAAGCAGAACCCTGAAAAAGTTAAAGATCTAGAGAAACAGCTAGATGCTTGGTTAGAGACTACGAAGTAA